One window of the Rhipicephalus sanguineus isolate Rsan-2018 chromosome 4, BIME_Rsan_1.4, whole genome shotgun sequence genome contains the following:
- the LOC119391749 gene encoding solute carrier family 22 member 6, with amino-acid sequence MYMARKSPPASPARSLAENEDKRKNIGDPSSTVRTPSSGLPYVGTDVDREEAQQGTNVIGNGDFQRLIFGFTIVAHMVLLCHSNVLALITDPVDHWCKPPPEYAGMSANQWKNVGIPADEAGRLSQCRTYVRPGAAPNDTETAPCDSWDYDPAEAHRSARSYWNLVCQRSWLLPLGNGVFMSGALIVVPLMGYLADTEGRKPVIVISSFVLMASAVVSCFAEAYPVYLCLIFVNSACASTVHIVTVILLFEVSPVQYRTFYTGLGSSMGVVFVELLFIVVTAVRTGWFALQLLVVAPTLLLLSATFAVYESPMWLLTMSRLKDGRGGHLRRRQGERAAAVFVSTFIVMLSYYSLTWSHRLGGGSNLVVRVIYVAALVPTYAAMYAALNTLGRLQLMLLLFALLGGVSGLYGIATYAKPREVAYALAIAAKLVASAALPTNYLYMAELFPSSVRSAVMCGAYTCGRFGAVFAAALANLQDVGREDFGFALLALVVFGGLVTLLSLPETTVGGTADLAVANMDGNRRDLLYLMQNTLMPTRKKKENEEQASERPACSGLGSGVARGLFHAVRTLPLIRRT; translated from the exons ATGTACATGGCGCGAAAGTCTCCTCCAGCGTCCCCAGCGAGGTCCTTGGCCGAGAACGAAGACAAACGAAAAAACATCGGTGATCCTTCCTCGACAGTCCGCACGCCGAGCAGCGGCTTGCCCTACGTCGGCACCGACGTGGACCGCGAAGAGGCGCAACAGGGCACCAACGTCATCGGCAACGGCGACTTCCAGAGGCTCATCTTCGGTTTCACCATCGTGGCGCATATGGTGCTGCTATGCCACAGCAACGTACTGGCCCTGATCACGGACCCCGTGGACCACTGGTGCAAGCCGCCGCCCGAATACGCCGGTATGTCGGCCAACCAATGGAAGAACGTCGGTATCCCCGCCGACGAAGCGGGCCGCCTCAGCCAATGCCGAACGTACGTGCGACCCGGCGCCGCTCCTAACGACACGGAGACTGCGCCGTGCGACTCCTGGGACTACGACCCGGCCGAGGCGCACAGGAGCGCCCGCAGCTACTGGAATCTCGTGTGCCAACGCAGCTGGCTTCTGCCCCTGGGCAACGGTGTCTTCATGAGCGGCGCGCTCATAGTGGTCCCGCTCATGGGCTATCTGGCCGACACCGAGGGTCGCAAGCCGGTCATCGTCATCTCGTCGTTCGTTCTCATGGCGAGCGCCGTCGTGAGCTGCTTCGCCGAGGCCTACCCCGTCTACCTGTGCCTGATATTCGTGAACTCGGCCTGcgccagcaccgtccacatcgTCACCGTGATCCTCCTGTTCGAGGTGTCCCCGGTACAATACCGCACCTTCTACACGGGTCTTGGTAGCTCCATGGGCGTCGTGTTCGTCGAGCTGCTGTTCATTGTCGTCACCGCCGTCCGCACCGGCTGGttcgcgctccaactgctcgtCGTGGCACCCACCCTGCTGCTCCTCTCGGCCACGTTCGCCGTGTACGAGTCGCCCATGTGGCTCCTCACCATGTCCAGACTCAAGGACGGCCGAGGAGGTCATCTACGTCGCCGCCAAGGCGAACG GGCCGCCGCGGTGTTCGTCAGCACGTTCATTGTCATGCTGTCCTACTACTCGCTGACCTGGAGCCATAGACTGGGCGGAGGCAGCAACCTAGTGGTACGCGTCATCTACGTGGCTGCCCTTGTGCCCACCTACGCGGCCATGTATGCGGCACTCAATACCCTTGGTCGCCTGCAGCTCATGCTCCTGCTGTTCGCGCTTCTGGGCGGTGTTTCGGGACTATACGGCATCGCCACATACGCCAAGCCGCGCGAGGTCGCCTACGCGCTCGCCATAGCGGCTAAGTTGGTAGCGAGCGCAGCCCTCCCCACCAACTACCTCTACATGGCCGAGCTGTTCCCGTCGTCGGTGCGCAGTGCCGTCATGTGCGGTGCGTACACGTGCGGCCGCTTCGGCGCCGTGTTCGCCGCCGCGCTCGCAAACCTGCAGGACGTCGGTCGCGAGGACTttggcttcgcgctcctggcgcTGGTGGTCTTCGGAGGCCTAGTGACGTTACTCAGTTTGCCCGAGACGACCGTCGGCGGCACCGCTGACTTGGCCGTCGCCAACATGGACGGCAATCGCAGGGACCTCCTGTACCTCATGCAGAATACGCTGATGCCGACGCGCAAGAAGAAGGAAAATGAGGAGCAGGCGAGCGAGCGTCCCGCCTGCAGCGGGCTCGGGAGCGGGGTCGCCCGTGGTCTCTTCCATGCGGTGAGGACGCTGCCGCTAATCCGAAGGACTTGA